Proteins from one Frankiaceae bacterium genomic window:
- a CDS encoding peptidylprolyl isomerase has product MAQDTYAQLNTNMGTIEVKLFPNHAPKTVDNFVGLAEGTKEWTDPRSGKTQTTKLYDGTVFHRVISGFMIQGGDPLGSGMGGPGYRFGDEIHPELAFTKPYLLAMANAGPGTNGSQFFITVAPTAWLTGKHTIFGEVTNGVDVVDAIAGVETGQMDRPTKDVVLESVVIERRDA; this is encoded by the coding sequence GTGGCCCAGGACACCTACGCCCAGCTCAACACCAACATGGGCACGATCGAGGTCAAGCTCTTCCCCAACCATGCCCCCAAGACGGTCGACAACTTCGTCGGCCTCGCCGAGGGCACCAAGGAGTGGACGGACCCGCGCAGCGGCAAGACCCAGACCACGAAGCTGTACGACGGCACCGTGTTCCACCGCGTGATCAGCGGCTTCATGATCCAGGGCGGCGACCCGCTCGGCAGCGGCATGGGCGGCCCCGGCTACCGCTTCGGCGACGAGATCCACCCCGAGCTGGCGTTCACCAAGCCGTACCTCCTCGCGATGGCCAACGCCGGCCCCGGCACCAACGGCTCGCAGTTCTTCATCACCGTCGCGCCGACCGCGTGGCTCACAGGCAAGCACACGATCTTCGGCGAGGTAACCAACGGCGTGGACGTCGTCGACGCGATCGCCGGCGTCGAGACCGGCCAGATGGACCGCCCCACCAAGGACGTCGTCCTCGAGTCGGTCGTCATCGAGCGGCGGGACGCGTAG
- a CDS encoding L,D-transpeptidase family protein — protein sequence MTRLPAHAYALAVAAVLAAGCAPPADPVAGPSSGSGTPSVPATPPRRHTFSTPRTETFPAYAADAKGSRVPVFSTPGGRVLRTFADPQPSGAPLVFLLAEEDGDWLKVHLPARPNGSTGWVRRRDVVLRGVTYRVDVLRGAHELRLYDREALVRTFPVAIGTGNTPTPGGTFYLKELLKPPNPQGDYGPYAYGLSGFSNVLTSFNGGDGVIGIHGTNDPSSIGKDVSHGCIRLRNADVTYLAQRLPLGTPVRILP from the coding sequence GTGACCCGGCTGCCCGCGCACGCGTACGCGCTCGCCGTGGCGGCCGTGCTCGCCGCGGGCTGCGCGCCGCCCGCCGACCCCGTCGCGGGACCCAGCAGCGGCTCGGGCACGCCGAGCGTGCCGGCGACGCCGCCGCGGCGGCACACGTTCTCGACGCCGAGGACCGAGACGTTCCCGGCGTACGCCGCCGACGCCAAGGGCTCTCGCGTGCCGGTCTTCTCCACGCCGGGCGGCCGGGTGCTGCGGACGTTCGCCGACCCGCAGCCGTCCGGGGCGCCGCTGGTGTTCCTCCTCGCCGAGGAGGACGGCGACTGGCTGAAGGTGCACCTGCCCGCCCGCCCCAACGGCTCGACCGGCTGGGTCCGCCGCCGCGACGTCGTGCTGCGCGGGGTGACGTATCGCGTCGACGTGCTGCGGGGGGCGCACGAGCTGCGGCTGTACGACCGCGAGGCGCTCGTGCGGACGTTCCCCGTCGCGATCGGGACCGGCAACACGCCGACGCCGGGCGGCACGTTCTACCTCAAGGAGCTGCTGAAGCCGCCCAACCCCCAGGGCGACTACGGCCCGTACGCGTACGGCCTCTCCGGTTTCTCCAACGTCCTCACGTCGTTCAACGGCGGCGACGGCGTCATCGGCATCCACGGCACCAACGACCCGTCGAGCATCGGCAAGGACGTCAGCCACGGCTGCATCCGGCTGCGCAACGCGGACGTCACGTACCTCGCCCAGCGGCTCCCCCTCGGCACGCCGGTGCGCATCCTGCCGTGA
- a CDS encoding DUF1905 domain-containing protein: MERSFDAELWLYDGDGGWHFVTLPEDVAEEVREVAPVRGGFGSVRVSVTVGDVRWATSLFPDSKSGSFVLPVKKQVREANDLLAGDTVRVRIELL, encoded by the coding sequence GTGGAGCGGTCGTTCGACGCGGAGCTGTGGCTGTACGACGGCGACGGCGGCTGGCACTTCGTGACGCTGCCCGAGGACGTCGCCGAGGAGGTCCGCGAGGTCGCGCCGGTACGCGGCGGGTTCGGCTCGGTACGCGTGTCGGTGACGGTCGGCGACGTGCGCTGGGCGACGTCGCTGTTCCCCGACTCGAAGTCCGGGTCGTTCGTGCTGCCGGTGAAGAAGCAGGTCCGCGAGGCGAACGACCTGCTCGCGGGCGACACCGTGCGCGTACGGATCGAGCTGCTCTAG
- a CDS encoding aminodeoxychorismate/anthranilate synthase component II, translated as MARVLVVDNYDSFVFNLVQYLGQLGADCDVRRNDEVGPVDVRGYDGVLLSPGPGTPEEAGASVEIVKATEIPLLGVCLGHQAIAVAYGGVVTRAPELLHGKTSEVHHENAGVLRGLPDPFTATRYHSLAVSELPDELEVTARTDSGVVMAVRHRDAPVEGVQFHPESVLTQGGHLMLANWLAQCGDDAALDLAPALVEQVEERRRAALAF; from the coding sequence GTGGCCCGGGTCCTGGTCGTCGACAACTACGACTCGTTCGTCTTCAACCTGGTCCAGTACCTCGGCCAGCTCGGCGCCGACTGCGACGTCCGGCGCAACGACGAGGTCGGCCCCGTCGACGTCCGCGGCTACGACGGCGTCCTCCTCTCCCCAGGCCCAGGCACGCCCGAGGAGGCCGGGGCCTCGGTCGAGATCGTCAAGGCGACGGAGATCCCGCTGCTCGGCGTCTGCCTCGGTCACCAGGCGATCGCGGTGGCGTACGGCGGCGTCGTCACCCGCGCGCCGGAGCTGCTGCACGGCAAGACCAGCGAGGTCCACCATGAGAACGCCGGCGTGCTGCGCGGGCTGCCGGACCCGTTCACCGCGACGCGCTACCACTCGCTCGCCGTCTCCGAGCTGCCCGACGAGCTCGAGGTGACCGCGCGCACGGACTCGGGCGTCGTCATGGCCGTACGCCACCGCGACGCGCCGGTCGAGGGCGTGCAGTTCCACCCCGAGTCGGTGCTCACGCAGGGCGGACACCTCATGCTCGCCAACTGGCTGGCCCAGTGCGGCGACGACGCCGCGCTCGACCTCGCGCCCGCGCTCGTGGAGCAGGTCGAGGAACGCCGCCGCGCAGCGTTGGCGTTCTAG
- a CDS encoding FmdB family zinc ribbon protein, producing MDDGLMPIYEYVCTSCAAVEEHLLSLGADGPSECAACGEPLRRKFSRVAVKYEGWGFSATDNLVGDTRGKDYKALRERAERISDE from the coding sequence GTGGACGACGGCCTGATGCCGATCTACGAGTACGTCTGCACGTCGTGCGCGGCGGTCGAGGAGCACCTGCTCTCTCTCGGGGCTGACGGGCCGTCGGAGTGCGCGGCGTGCGGGGAGCCGTTGCGGCGGAAGTTCTCCCGCGTGGCCGTGAAGTACGAGGGCTGGGGCTTCTCCGCGACCGACAACCTCGTCGGCGACACCCGCGGCAAGGACTACAAGGCGCTCCGCGAACGCGCCGAACGCATCTCCGACGAGTAG
- a CDS encoding class I SAM-dependent methyltransferase: MARDTDAVFTGSIAELYERALVPLIFSDYAEETARRVAALSPENVLEVAAGTGVVTRALARATDAAITATDLNQPMLDHAATVGTAREVTWRQADALALPFADASYDVVVCQFGVMFFPDRVRGWAEARRVLRPGGTLVVTVWDSLAANELPDETQRTLGRLWPEDPPRFLERTPYGYHDPAVLRADAVAGGFGGAEVDAVSARARAATAREAAIAFVQGTTLRNEIEPRSATALAEATDAAAEAFAARFGASDLDTAIRAVYATASA; encoded by the coding sequence ATGGCACGAGACACCGATGCGGTCTTCACCGGCTCGATCGCGGAGCTGTACGAGCGCGCCCTCGTGCCGCTCATCTTCTCGGACTACGCCGAGGAGACCGCGCGCCGCGTCGCCGCGCTCTCGCCGGAGAACGTCCTCGAGGTCGCGGCAGGCACCGGCGTCGTCACGCGCGCGCTGGCCCGCGCGACCGACGCCGCGATCACGGCCACGGACCTCAACCAGCCGATGCTCGACCATGCCGCGACGGTCGGCACCGCGCGCGAGGTGACGTGGCGGCAGGCCGACGCGCTCGCGCTGCCGTTCGCCGACGCGTCGTACGACGTGGTGGTGTGCCAGTTCGGCGTGATGTTCTTCCCCGACCGGGTGCGCGGCTGGGCCGAGGCGCGGCGCGTGCTCCGCCCCGGCGGCACGCTCGTCGTCACGGTGTGGGACAGCCTGGCCGCCAACGAGCTCCCCGACGAGACGCAGCGCACCCTCGGCAGGCTCTGGCCGGAGGATCCGCCGCGGTTCCTCGAACGCACGCCGTACGGCTACCACGACCCCGCCGTGCTCCGCGCCGACGCCGTCGCGGGTGGCTTCGGCGGCGCGGAGGTCGACGCCGTCAGCGCGCGGGCGCGGGCGGCGACGGCGAGGGAGGCGGCGATCGCCTTCGTGCAGGGCACGACGCTCCGCAACGAGATCGAGCCCAGGTCAGCGACGGCCCTCGCCGAGGCGACGGACGCGGCGGCGGAGGCGTTCGCCGCCCGTTTCGGGGCGAGTGACCTCGACACCGCGATCCGCGCCGTCTACGCCACCGCATCGGCCTGA
- a CDS encoding thiolase family protein codes for MRDAVICEAVRTPVGKRNGSLKDWHPVDLSAHVLQALAQRSGIDPSLVEDVIWGCVSQTGEQAANVGRNAALAAGWPEDVVGVTIDRQCGSSQQAVHFAAAGVIAGHYDVVVAGGVESMTRVPMLVTLTQGPGIPFGPKLMERYDLVPQGISAELIAARWGLTREQVDEVALESHAKAAAAIDSGRFEAQIAPVGDFAVDEGVRRGGTLETLGALKPAFKEDGIVTAANSSQISDGAAALLVTTSERARELGLRPIARFHTAALAGVDPVTMLTGPIPATAKALKRSGLTLDEIGAVEINEAFASVVLAWEKETGADRKVVNPNGGAIALGHPLGGSGARLMTTLVHHMADNGIRYGLQTMCEGGGMANATILELV; via the coding sequence ATGAGAGACGCGGTCATCTGCGAGGCGGTACGCACCCCGGTCGGCAAGCGCAACGGCTCCCTGAAGGACTGGCACCCCGTCGACCTGTCGGCCCACGTGCTGCAGGCGCTGGCGCAGCGTTCGGGCATCGACCCCTCGCTCGTCGAGGACGTCATCTGGGGCTGCGTGTCGCAGACCGGCGAGCAGGCCGCCAACGTCGGCCGCAACGCCGCCCTCGCCGCTGGGTGGCCCGAGGACGTCGTCGGCGTGACCATCGACCGGCAGTGCGGCTCGTCGCAGCAGGCCGTCCACTTCGCCGCCGCGGGCGTCATCGCCGGGCACTACGACGTCGTCGTCGCGGGCGGCGTCGAGTCCATGACCCGGGTGCCGATGCTCGTGACGCTGACGCAGGGGCCAGGGATCCCGTTCGGGCCGAAGCTCATGGAGCGCTACGACCTCGTACCCCAGGGGATCTCCGCCGAGCTCATCGCCGCACGGTGGGGCCTGACCCGCGAGCAGGTCGACGAGGTCGCGCTCGAGTCGCACGCCAAGGCGGCGGCCGCCATCGACTCCGGGCGCTTCGAGGCCCAGATCGCGCCGGTCGGCGACTTCGCCGTGGACGAGGGCGTACGCCGCGGCGGCACGCTGGAGACGCTCGGCGCGCTGAAGCCCGCCTTCAAGGAGGACGGCATCGTCACCGCCGCCAACTCCTCGCAGATCTCCGACGGCGCGGCCGCGCTGCTCGTGACGACGTCCGAGCGGGCCCGCGAGCTCGGGCTGCGGCCGATCGCGCGCTTCCACACCGCCGCGCTGGCCGGCGTCGACCCGGTGACCATGCTGACGGGCCCGATCCCCGCGACGGCGAAGGCGTTGAAGCGCTCGGGTCTGACCCTCGACGAGATCGGCGCGGTCGAGATCAACGAGGCGTTCGCGTCCGTCGTGCTCGCGTGGGAGAAGGAGACCGGCGCCGACCGCAAGGTCGTCAACCCCAACGGCGGTGCCATCGCCCTCGGCCACCCGCTCGGCGGGTCCGGCGCGCGGCTCATGACGACGCTCGTGCACCACATGGCCGACAACGGCATCCGGTACGGCCTGCAGACCATGTGCGAGGGCGGCGGCATGGCCAACGCCACCATCCTCGAACTCGTCTAG
- a CDS encoding PH domain-containing protein, producing the protein MTQERLTYAVPGWLAGAFAAGSVAAFAVATTTDTAGRFLFVVLGLVAAVEALRAVLLRPTIRADAGGIEVVTGVRRERHPWTAVAAVGTLEPPADGARLRRRANAVEVDLRERLLVVPGYRLGAPVAEVASELTRLLTPRS; encoded by the coding sequence GTGACCCAGGAGCGGCTGACGTACGCCGTCCCCGGCTGGCTGGCGGGGGCGTTCGCGGCGGGGTCGGTGGCGGCGTTCGCCGTCGCGACGACGACCGACACGGCGGGGCGCTTCCTCTTCGTGGTGCTCGGTCTCGTCGCCGCGGTCGAGGCGCTGCGCGCGGTGCTGCTGCGCCCCACCATCCGCGCCGACGCCGGCGGCATCGAGGTCGTGACCGGCGTACGCCGCGAACGCCATCCCTGGACCGCCGTCGCCGCGGTCGGCACGCTCGAGCCGCCCGCCGACGGGGCCCGGCTGCGCCGGCGCGCGAACGCCGTCGAGGTCGACCTCCGCGAACGCCTGCTCGTCGTCCCCGGCTACCGGCTCGGCGCGCCCGTCGCGGAGGTCGCCTCGGAGCTGACGAGGCTGCTGACCCCCAGGTCCTGA
- a CDS encoding DUF881 domain-containing protein codes for MRLVWERRRPNAWRALVVVTAALAGLLFAASANTARGTDLRSTSSRTRLTDLIASQQRSVEALDANATRLRAQVEATTEEAARGNSQVRDLNAANERLGVPVGLSALRGPGVVVTLDDAPRLAPGEQRPGNPTPDDLVVHEQDVLAVINALWAGGADAVSVMHERIVGTSAVRCVGNTLLLHGNVYSPPFVVAAIGDRDKLTHALDDSRGVQLFRSYVAAYGLGFVVEPLDDLPMPAYDGALQLSHSEVAP; via the coding sequence GTGCGGCTGGTCTGGGAGCGGCGCCGCCCCAACGCGTGGCGCGCGCTCGTCGTCGTGACGGCGGCCCTCGCGGGCCTGCTGTTCGCCGCGAGCGCCAACACCGCGCGCGGCACCGACCTCCGCAGCACGTCCAGCAGGACACGCCTCACCGACCTCATCGCGTCGCAGCAGCGCAGCGTCGAGGCGCTCGACGCCAACGCCACCAGGCTGCGCGCGCAGGTCGAGGCGACGACCGAGGAGGCCGCGCGCGGCAACTCCCAGGTCCGCGACCTCAACGCCGCCAACGAACGCCTCGGCGTCCCCGTCGGCCTCTCCGCCCTGCGCGGCCCGGGCGTCGTCGTCACCCTCGACGACGCGCCGCGCCTCGCGCCCGGGGAGCAGCGGCCGGGCAACCCGACGCCCGACGACCTCGTCGTCCACGAGCAGGACGTCCTCGCCGTCATCAACGCGCTGTGGGCGGGCGGCGCCGACGCCGTCAGCGTCATGCACGAGCGCATCGTCGGCACCAGCGCCGTCCGCTGCGTCGGCAACACCCTGCTGCTGCACGGCAACGTCTACTCCCCGCCGTTCGTCGTCGCCGCCATCGGCGACCGGGACAAGCTGACCCACGCGCTGGACGACTCGCGCGGCGTGCAGCTGTTCCGGTCGTACGTCGCGGCGTACGGCCTCGGCTTCGTCGTCGAGCCCCTCGACGACCTGCCCATGCCGGCGTACGACGGCGCCCTCCAGCTCTCCCACAGCGAGGTCGCCCCATGA
- a CDS encoding AMP-binding protein has protein sequence MPRKPKITYADKPWLASYPPEVPADYEFPEVPLTRLLDEAAASFPTTTALAFLGTRITYRELKDSVDRFATALAGLGVQKGDRVALVLPNCPQNVIAFFAALRLGAVVVEHNPLYTEAEMAHQLADCGAEVVICLDKVYDTVAAVRAKTSVREVIVASVVEYLPSKERLLLQLPIAKAKKVKAEISAPVPKSVKTFVKVLSAAKTPARQVAIDPKNDLALLQYTGGTTGLSKGAKLTHFNLVANAYQNRLWLPDVQAGREVSLAVLPLFHAYGLTVCMNLTVLLGGTLVLIPKFDLDAVFKAIDEFKPTLFPGVPPIYKAIVDSPEVRRHDLKSIKACISGAMKLPLETQEQFEKVSGGRLVEGYGMTETSPSTHGNPVFGKRKIGTIGMPLPGTECKIVSQDDSTVEVPIGEPGELAIRGPQVFTGYWNRDDETAASFTADGYILTGDVARMDDEGYFEVVDRKKELIIAGGFNVYPSEVENVLFSLDGVADCVVAGVPDRYRGETVKAYVVVAPGKTLTEDDVVEHCATSLAAYKVPKIVEFRESLPRTVVGKVLRRVLLEEEKAKAAGEAPAKPAKKAAAKKAPAKKAPATKPAKPAVKKAAATKPAKPAAKKPAKKAAPRKRAE, from the coding sequence ATGCCCCGCAAGCCGAAGATCACGTACGCCGACAAGCCCTGGCTCGCCTCGTACCCGCCCGAGGTGCCGGCCGACTACGAGTTCCCCGAGGTGCCGCTCACGCGGCTGCTCGACGAGGCGGCGGCGTCGTTCCCGACGACGACCGCGCTGGCGTTCCTCGGCACGCGGATCACCTACCGCGAGCTCAAGGACTCCGTCGACAGGTTCGCGACGGCGCTCGCCGGCCTCGGCGTGCAGAAGGGCGACCGGGTCGCGCTCGTCCTGCCCAACTGCCCGCAGAACGTCATCGCGTTCTTCGCGGCGCTGCGCCTCGGCGCGGTCGTCGTGGAGCACAACCCGCTCTACACCGAGGCCGAGATGGCCCACCAGCTCGCCGACTGCGGCGCCGAGGTCGTGATCTGCCTCGACAAGGTGTACGACACCGTCGCCGCGGTGCGCGCGAAGACGAGCGTCCGCGAGGTCATCGTCGCCTCCGTGGTCGAGTACCTCCCGTCGAAGGAGCGCCTGCTCCTCCAGCTGCCCATCGCCAAGGCGAAGAAGGTCAAGGCGGAGATCAGCGCGCCGGTGCCGAAGAGCGTCAAGACGTTCGTCAAGGTGCTCTCCGCCGCCAAGACGCCGGCCCGTCAGGTGGCGATCGACCCGAAGAACGACCTCGCGCTGCTGCAGTACACCGGCGGCACCACCGGCCTCTCCAAGGGCGCCAAGCTCACCCACTTCAACCTCGTCGCCAACGCGTACCAGAACCGTCTCTGGCTCCCCGACGTCCAGGCAGGGCGCGAGGTGTCGCTCGCGGTGCTGCCGCTGTTCCACGCGTACGGCCTCACCGTCTGCATGAACCTCACCGTTCTCCTCGGCGGCACGCTCGTGCTCATCCCGAAGTTCGACCTGGACGCGGTGTTCAAGGCGATCGACGAGTTCAAGCCGACGCTGTTCCCCGGTGTCCCGCCGATCTACAAGGCGATCGTCGACTCCCCCGAGGTACGCCGCCACGACCTCAAGTCGATCAAGGCCTGCATCTCCGGCGCCATGAAGCTGCCGCTCGAGACGCAGGAGCAGTTCGAGAAGGTCTCGGGCGGGCGGCTCGTCGAGGGGTACGGCATGACGGAGACGTCGCCGTCCACCCACGGCAACCCCGTCTTCGGCAAGCGCAAGATCGGCACCATCGGCATGCCGCTGCCGGGTACCGAGTGCAAGATCGTGTCGCAGGACGACTCGACGGTGGAGGTGCCGATCGGCGAGCCGGGCGAGCTGGCGATCCGCGGCCCGCAGGTGTTCACCGGCTACTGGAACCGCGACGACGAGACGGCCGCGTCGTTCACCGCCGACGGCTACATCCTCACCGGCGACGTCGCGCGGATGGACGACGAGGGCTACTTCGAGGTCGTCGACCGCAAGAAGGAGCTCATCATCGCGGGCGGGTTCAACGTCTACCCGTCCGAGGTCGAGAACGTCCTCTTCTCCCTCGACGGCGTCGCCGACTGCGTCGTCGCCGGCGTGCCCGACCGCTACCGCGGCGAGACCGTCAAGGCGTACGTCGTCGTCGCGCCAGGCAAGACGCTGACCGAGGACGACGTCGTGGAGCACTGTGCGACGTCGCTGGCGGCGTACAAGGTCCCGAAGATCGTGGAGTTCCGCGAGTCGCTGCCGCGCACCGTCGTCGGCAAGGTGCTGCGCCGCGTCCTCCTGGAGGAGGAGAAGGCCAAGGCGGCGGGCGAGGCACCGGCCAAGCCGGCGAAGAAGGCCGCGGCGAAGAAGGCTCCGGCCAAGAAGGCTCCGGCCACGAAGCCCGCCAAGCCCGCGGTGAAGAAGGCCGCGGCCACGAAGCCGGCCAAGCCCGCCGCGAAGAAGCCGGCGAAGAAGGCCGCGCCCCGCAAGCGCGCGGAGTAG
- a CDS encoding cell division protein CrgA, whose protein sequence is MPKSRVRKKKTDTYVRDATIAAPKKKQPSPAWYGALVLGTMVVGVAWLVTYYVSGGTLPVDDLKAWNVLVGFAWIATGFALSTQWR, encoded by the coding sequence GTGCCCAAGTCGAGGGTCCGTAAGAAGAAGACGGACACCTACGTCCGCGACGCCACGATCGCCGCGCCGAAGAAGAAGCAGCCGTCGCCGGCCTGGTACGGCGCGCTGGTGCTCGGCACGATGGTGGTCGGCGTCGCGTGGCTGGTGACGTACTACGTGAGCGGCGGAACGCTGCCCGTGGACGACCTCAAGGCGTGGAACGTCCTCGTCGGCTTCGCCTGGATCGCGACCGGCTTCGCGCTGTCGACGCAGTGGCGCTGA
- a CDS encoding very short patch repair endonuclease gives MRDRESFATSTEVRERMRRQKRRDTAVELRLRSLLHGAGLRYRVHRRPLPALRRAADIVFGPARVAVFVDGCFWHGCGCRSTVRSTAANAQFWNDKIRRNRERDAETGCVLESQGWMVVRVWEHEDLSVAATDIARLVAARRVRSLRESQRDPREGT, from the coding sequence GTGCGCGATCGTGAGTCCTTCGCGACCTCGACGGAGGTCCGCGAGCGCATGCGACGCCAGAAGCGACGTGACACGGCGGTGGAGCTTCGGCTGCGGTCGTTGCTACACGGCGCGGGCCTGCGGTACCGAGTGCATCGCAGACCGCTTCCGGCACTGCGTCGAGCGGCGGACATCGTGTTCGGCCCGGCGCGTGTCGCCGTCTTCGTGGACGGCTGCTTCTGGCACGGCTGTGGCTGTCGATCCACGGTGCGATCCACCGCCGCGAACGCCCAGTTCTGGAACGACAAGATCCGGCGCAACCGCGAGCGGGACGCGGAGACGGGCTGCGTTCTCGAAAGTCAGGGATGGATGGTCGTCCGCGTCTGGGAGCACGAGGATCTCAGCGTCGCGGCCACCGACATCGCGCGCCTTGTTGCCGCGCGACGGGTACGCTCGCTGCGAGAGAGTCAGCGCGATCCGCGCGAGGGGACGTAG
- a CDS encoding rhomboid family intramembrane serine protease, translated as MTETDTETDEAPPPTCYRHTDRETYVRCTRCDRPICPDCMNEAAVGFQCPECVKEGNKSIRQARTVFGGRVGADAQVSKALLGICIVAFVAQFAIATFTDDFAMTPAFVASDGQYYRMVTSAFLHVTYFPLHIVFNGYALLAFGSQVERLLGGARYLALYLVSAVGGSTFTLYLLDAVVVTEDGFRYGSSVGASGAVFGLFGAFFVLARKLRADTSQILLMIGINLAIGFSAGGLINNWAHIGGLATGAAVAYVFAHVPRGPRQAALQTAGVVGIVVVLAVASVLRVQQLRQDLGVSSLVSSEATSATGAPSR; from the coding sequence GTGACCGAGACCGACACGGAGACCGACGAGGCGCCGCCGCCGACCTGCTACCGGCACACCGACCGGGAGACGTACGTCCGCTGCACCCGCTGCGACCGCCCGATCTGCCCGGACTGCATGAACGAAGCCGCCGTCGGCTTCCAGTGCCCGGAGTGCGTCAAGGAGGGCAACAAGTCCATCCGGCAGGCGCGCACGGTGTTCGGCGGGCGGGTCGGCGCCGACGCGCAGGTGTCGAAGGCGCTGCTCGGGATCTGCATCGTGGCGTTCGTCGCGCAGTTCGCGATCGCGACGTTCACCGACGACTTCGCGATGACCCCGGCGTTCGTCGCGAGCGACGGCCAGTACTACCGGATGGTCACGAGCGCGTTCCTGCACGTGACGTACTTCCCGCTGCACATCGTGTTCAACGGCTACGCGCTGCTGGCGTTCGGCTCCCAGGTCGAACGCCTCCTCGGCGGTGCGCGCTACCTGGCGCTCTACCTCGTGTCGGCGGTGGGCGGGTCGACGTTCACGCTGTACCTCCTCGACGCCGTCGTCGTGACCGAGGACGGGTTCCGGTACGGATCGTCGGTCGGCGCGAGCGGCGCGGTCTTCGGGCTGTTCGGCGCGTTCTTCGTGCTGGCGCGCAAGCTGCGCGCCGACACCTCGCAGATCCTCCTCATGATCGGCATCAACCTCGCGATCGGCTTCTCCGCCGGCGGGCTCATCAACAACTGGGCCCACATCGGCGGCCTCGCGACCGGCGCCGCCGTGGCGTACGTCTTCGCGCACGTGCCGCGCGGGCCGCGCCAGGCGGCGCTCCAGACGGCGGGCGTCGTCGGGATCGTCGTCGTCCTCGCTGTCGCCTCGGTGCTGCGCGTCCAGCAGCTGCGTCAGGACCTGGGGGTCAGCAGCCTCGTCAGCTCCGAGGCGACCTCCGCGACGGGCGCGCCGAGCCGGTAG
- a CDS encoding class E sortase yields the protein MRLATVLRGIGQTLITSGLVILLFVVYELYFTGIETARAQNRLEDEIEAVWGAGGGSYDTPQDLLKKIPLGTGVAILRIPRLGRDWAKVVVEGVGVSDLKEGPGHYPGTALPGQVGNFVVSGHRTTYGAPFNRIDELEQGDAIVVETRSTWYTYRVTTEEIVPPTAIEVTYPVPKNRDAKPTIARLTLTSCHPKYSARQRIIVYAQLADTQRKSEGPPPALAA from the coding sequence ATGAGGCTCGCCACCGTCCTGCGCGGCATCGGCCAGACGCTCATCACGTCCGGCCTCGTGATCCTGCTGTTCGTCGTGTACGAGCTGTACTTCACCGGCATCGAGACCGCCCGCGCGCAGAACCGGCTCGAGGACGAGATCGAGGCCGTGTGGGGCGCCGGCGGCGGGTCGTACGACACCCCGCAGGACCTCCTCAAGAAGATCCCGCTCGGCACCGGTGTCGCGATCCTGCGCATCCCGCGGCTCGGCCGCGACTGGGCGAAGGTCGTCGTCGAGGGCGTCGGCGTCTCCGACCTCAAGGAGGGGCCAGGGCACTACCCGGGTACGGCGCTGCCCGGCCAGGTCGGCAACTTCGTCGTGTCGGGGCACCGCACGACGTACGGCGCGCCGTTCAACCGCATCGACGAGCTCGAGCAGGGCGACGCGATCGTCGTGGAGACCCGCAGCACCTGGTACACCTACCGCGTCACCACGGAGGAGATCGTGCCGCCGACCGCGATCGAGGTGACGTACCCGGTGCCGAAGAACCGCGACGCGAAGCCGACGATCGCGCGGCTCACGCTGACGTCGTGCCACCCGAAGTACTCCGCGCGGCAGCGGATCATCGTCTACGCCCAGCTCGCCGACACCCAGCGCAAGTCCGAAGGCCCCCCACCCGCGTTGGCCGCCTGA